The nucleotide sequence GATAGAGCGTCTAATGCAGGAAGGGGCCATTCGCAGGATTGGACCCATAGTTAATATTAAGCAGACCGGTGGAGAGAGTACCCTGGCTGCTGTAAAAGCGCCTGAAGATCAAATAGATGAAGTTGCTGGGATAATTAGTAGCTTTAACGAGGTCTCACATAATTACCTGCGTCCTGATAAGTATAATATCTGGTTTACGGTGTCCGCACCTGATAAAAAGCACCTTGATGAGATACTTGAGGAGATAAAACAGCGAACAGGTTGCCC is from Methanosarcinales archaeon and encodes:
- a CDS encoding Lrp/AsnC family transcriptional regulator; this encodes MIEMDDLDKAILNEIQVDFPLVERPFQELARKLNSNEEEIILRIERLMQEGAIRRIGPIVNIKQTGGESTLAAVKAPEDQIDEVAGIISSFNEVSHNYLRPDKYNIWFTVSAPDKKHLDEILEEIKQRTGCPLIDLPTLRLFKIGVKFNVK